AGCAAATCCTTCTGCGCAAGCCTCATGTCCTCGATTTCACCGAGACGATTCTGGCTGAGCACTTCCAGGGAGTCGCTTGTAAAGGCAAGTTCCCTTGTCGACTCGTAGCAAACTTCCGCTTCGGCATACTTCGAGACATCCTGAGCGGCAGCCACATAAAGAGCATCGCACTTCGCGAACGTTTCCGCGGAATTGCGCTTGACGTACTGATAATACTGGTATCCGCCAACGATAAGGCCGATGATTACCAGGAGGAACACGCCATCTTGCCAACCCATAATCGGGCCGGACGGCAGCCTCGGTTTTCCGTTGACGGTATCGCCTGCTTCCAGGCGTTCTTCGGCTTCATCAAAGGGGCTCTTTCCATTCAAAAAACTAAACATATTCTACCTACTTTTTAATACCTATTTTTTTGCAAGGGCGAGAAAGACCCGCGCATACAAATAAATCTGCTTGACAAGGCTTGCAAAGCCGTTGGAACGCGTCGGCGAAAGGCCTACATTCAAACCGATATCCTGGAAAAACTTCGGGTCGACGGCAAGAATATCTGCAGGCGTCATATCATTATAGACCTTGAGCGCCAAGGCGCCAAGACCACGGCTAATGAGCGGGTTCGTCGTTCCGCCTTCGACATCCATTTCAAAATGAATTTTTTCACCATCGAACTTGGGCACCAGATACATGGTCGAGGCACAACCCTGAATAATGAACTTTTCATCTTTGAGAGATGCATCCATACCCTTGTGGGCTCGTGCCAAATCCAACAAGTATTTCCACTTGCCATCTTCGTCTGCAAAATTTGCAAACGTCTCACGCACTTCATTCAAACGAGAATCCATCAATTCACTCATTGCATTACCACAGGAAAGAACGCATCTTCCAAATCAGCGAGGGGCAGGACCACAGCACCGTAAAGAAAATTCGGAACATGCTCTGTTTTTCGCGCGGGATTTTCGAAAGTTTTACAGCGGCACGGTCAAGTTGTGCATCGGAAATTTTGTAAAAACCGGCCTTTGCACGTGCCACCTGCTGGTGTTTCTTGCCAAGAACGGCCATCCAGCGGTCAAGCGTCTTGGCCTCGATCGCTTCGCGGTTTGCACCGGAATCGTCAAGCCATTCCTTCACGGACTCCGCCACCACCTTTCCACAGACAAGCGCCTCCATAATTCCCGAACGACTCATCG
The uncultured Fibrobacter sp. genome window above contains:
- a CDS encoding SufE family protein encodes the protein MSELMDSRLNEVRETFANFADEDGKWKYLLDLARAHKGMDASLKDEKFIIQGCASTMYLVPKFDGEKIHFEMDVEGGTTNPLISRGLGALALKVYNDMTPADILAVDPKFFQDIGLNVGLSPTRSNGFASLVKQIYLYARVFLALAKK